gactgccactagcatatatgtcttaaattttagtttaatctatataacatacactgagagatatccttctcaaggtgcctatttttaatcaattttgaacCCTAAATTGAAATAGGCGCCTTCAGAAGGATATCTTGCAGCGtatgttatatagattaaattaaaatttaagacatatatgctagttattattataaccctaaccctaaccctaattataattataatctttaatcataaccctaataagAACCCTTACATTAATAAAAACACTTACCATAACCAAAACATAAACCAAATCTTAATACTAACCAAACCCTAGTTATcattctaattctaaccctaactgtaactatgcttaccctaaccctacctttgatgtaaaccctaaacataattgtaaccctgacactaaaccctaaccctaaccataagttTAATCCTAATATtaaaccataatcataaccctaatgctaaccataatcctaaactaaAACCAAAACGAAAACCCCAACATTgatgctaaccataaccatgattGACACATTAGCCCCAACCATAACACTAacattaaccctaacactaaccataaccatagTACTTGCCATTAAATAAAGATTAATATATCTTATATTTTAGTACTTGCTTTGATCTCATAACACATATATATTAttgaaaatagtctaaatagatacattaaatttcatatttctctacataataatattattaaataatttattttaataaaaagatactatataattatatattgatttattttatgttttccatgttgcaCGACACCagtgccactagcatatataccttaaatttgaatttaatctatataaagtacgctaagagatatccttctcaaggcgTCTAtttttaatcaatcaattttagaCCCAAAAGTCAAATAAAATGGACACCTCGAAAAGGATATTCTCGgcatactttatatagattaaattaaaatttaagatatatagaCTAGTTTAATTAACAACCATTACATTGTAgtcaatatatatattaaaaataagacATGTAAATAAACGTTTTATGCCATTTcgtttttatattttatgatttttcagtaGTCAACTGTTTATAATAGTGATAactatttatatttaatttcttgCTTTTCAAGATTAGAAAGTCTCCACGGTCTGTTATCAATTGATAATCTCACCAATAACGGTATATTTCTAATCAATGCACCCAACTGTTTATATTTATAACCTTTCCTTTCTATCACTGCCCATAACAGTGAGTGCATTGACTATAAAACTTATATGTTTAAATTTGAGTGAAAGAATCAAATTCTAACCATGTAAGTCTCATCTATGTTAACTTCCTTTTCGTGGTTAGTTATTGTTTCGCTCAACTCAGGGGGAGATTGTGCTATCAATATGCCTTTAAAACTCCGGTTCCTTGTCCTCTGTATCTTCATTCAAGCAATGGCTGTTACTCAGATTAACCTTGCCTTAACTACTGCACTTGTTATTATCCTTTTCACAAACCCATGTGTTGGTCGATTCTATTGTCCTACCCAGGAATCCCGAGCACTTCTTTCCTTCAAAGACGCGTTGAATGTCTCTGACGGCATTTTCAGCTCTTGGGTTTATGGAAGTGATTGTTGCTCCAAGTGGGATGGCATATCATGCAATAATTTCTCATACCATGTGGAGTGGGTGAATTTGAGTGCTTACACCAACCATGCAGTGCAGGGCGTGCAGAGTGGAGTCATATCTGGTAGTTTGTGCAACCTTCCTTTTCTCAAATACCTCATCCTAAATAGCATTGGTCTAACTGGTACTATTCCTTCCTGTTTAGGAAATCTCTCTCATCTTCATTATCTGCATTTGAAAAACAATAGCTTGAGTGGAATATTTCCCCCCGTGATTTGTCAGCTTACCAATCTTAGCTCCTTAGATGTCAGCTATAACCAACTCAGTGGAATATTGCCCCCATGTCTACCAAATCTTTCCTTTCTTAAGTTACTAGATATTAACTTCAACCAATTCGACAGGAGCCTTCAGCTTGCTGGTCTTTCCTCCCTTGAGCAGTTGTATGCTCTTAATTTTTCATTACATGAGCACATTACATCATCAGTATTGGCGTTGCCATCCTCTTTAAAGATTCTCTGGCTCTCCTCAATTAGCGCTTCagatacattattccataatcTTGCGAGATTAAAATTTCTATCTTTATCATATTGTGTACTGGATATTAGCACAACATGGATTCCGCGGTTCCAGTTAGGTGGCATAGCTATAAGGTCATGTAGTATCGGTGGTCGGATTCCCGATTGGCTCTTCACTCAATATTCATTACAAGGATTGATGTTAGTTGACGACAATATTGTTGGAGAAATCCCATCCTGGCTATTCCAGAACAACGCTGAGTTGATGCACTTAAATCTCTCAGGAAATCATTTCCATGGCAGCCTTATTATCCCTGATAGATCAGTTTGTTGGATAACAGTATTGGATGTGTCTAGGAATGCACTGACTGGAATCGCTCCATGTCAGCTGCCTCCACATCTGGAACTCTTGATGCTTAATGACAATGCTCTGATCGGCTCTATTCCTCAGAGCTTGTGCAATTTAACTCTCCTTGTAAAATTAGATATGTCAAACAACAAGTTGAATGGAAACATTCCAGCATGCTTTGCCAATTATAAGTTTATTCAAGTGTTAAATTTACGAGATAATAGCTTGGAGGGAAGCATACCCCATGGGCTATGTTGCTCCTCATTAATTGTAAGAAATAATAAGTTGAGTGGAGCCCTCCCTCAATCACCAATTGTAAGACCTTACAACTACTAGATATTGGGCACAACAACTTTTCTGGGGATATTCCATGGTCAGTTGGAAATCTATCAGCGATTAAAGTGTTGTCGATGAAGGGTAACTCTTTTAGTGGCACCATTCCTTCAAAAATTGTCCATCTAAAGCAGCTCCAGATCTTAGACCTTTCTTCTAACAATCTATCAGGTTTTATTCCACAGAAGATTGCGTCTCTACATGCAATGAGTGTAGCAAGAGAAGACGGCCATGTGTTATCTGTTTTGTTGAAGCCATATCATATATTTTTAGGAGACAAGGGCCATAAGTCATATTCCGAGCTTGCTGTTCTCGAGGCATGGGTATATGAAATTATGTCTCGGGATGAATTGGACATGATTGTGAAAGGCTTGGAACTGCACTACCCATATATTCTTTCCACACTCACAGGCATAGATCTCTCCAATAATCAATTAAATGGAGACATTCTTTTGATTTTGGAAAGTTGAAGGGATTAAGGTTTCTTAATCTATCAAGGAACAACCTCAGTGGAATAATTCCACCTAGTTTCGGAGAAATGGTTCAGTTGGAGTCTTTGGATCTTTCTACAAACAGATTTTATGGAAGTATTCCTGCACAATTCCAATCTCTGACTTTTTTGGCATTCTTAAATTTGTCTAAAAACAACCTCTCAGGTAGCATCCCGCAAGGAGGACAAATGCTCACTTTTGAAAATACAGCATATTCTGGAAATCAATATTTGGAGGGATGCCCACTTCCAACGAAATGTTCCTGGCCAAAATTTTCTCCTCTCCGTCCTTCTACAAATGATATTCAAGATGGGAAGGAAGATTCTAGGAAGAAAATATCATGGTATGCGATTGGACTAGGATTGTCACATGCAGCAGGTTTTTCCTGTGTGATGTTATTGCTTTCAGTAAGAGAGGGGTGGAGGAAGAAATACTTCAAGTGGGTTGATAAGATTTTGAAGAATCTGTTTCCTTCCATCCGTAATAAGAGACTATGAAGGCTTACTACGCCAAGAAGATCAAGCAGAACTATACCACGACTGGTCCAGTTTACAATCTTCTGTTTCTGTATTCAAGTTAATTATGTATTGTATTGTCAAAATATAGCTTTTAAGGTATTAAGGTGCAAATTCATATTTATGATAAGTGAGAgtattaattatataatttatgGTATTTGTTTTTTCAATAAAAACTTTATTATATAGTAGTGAAATTTTAcatattatttcattttgtttcaaaTTTGATATTTTAGACATAATTTGGAAGATTTCAGGTCTTTTAATATTATGTTCATATATTTATTAGACAATGATATGTATTTAGTTTGGTATTAACTTGggatttattattaaatatataaattttcttATTTATACCTTCATGAGGTAATACCAATACTAATATTTCTTTTTATTCACTTACATTTCAAATTTATATATGATCTCATTTACATTGATGTTGAAATTGCTAGtttttgtatcaaccaatatacAAAAATTGGAGTATTTGAAAAGATAACTTGAAAATAACTTAGATTTaatttttggtagcaaatatttTGTGTGGGTTATTACAAAAATATCATATTCCTCTCACATgtcataatcctaattttaatccACTCACCAAATTGAACATTTAAATTAGGTTACATTATATTCAATCAAACATGCCTTATGATGCATCATAACATACATTGAAACACCGATCAACTAGAGTGATTCCCCTTTCTATCTATTTTATCTTTCTAATATATTTTGATATCCTTATTCAAACTTATAAAGGCCATAACATTTGATCCAAAAGGTCAATTGGGAATCCTTTCTCAAATATAGATCTCAAACTGATCTATACAATAGGCATCTCCCTTGGCCAAGCTAAATAACTTGGAATATTTATTTTTGTGAGAAACCAACTCTCTAGCATAGAAATTGAATTCTCATATTTTATAGCTCAAAAGTTCTAGTTTTTATAATATCACCAATAGGAAACAAGGTTGACACCTTTTCATGACATTTTCAATGTGAATAAGAGTatatttttaaatacaaaaatatagcataaatttttttataatatcaAACACTATTATTTATCATTACCAAAAAATAATAGTGTATTATACTCAATACAACTATTGTTTATATTTATAAGAACTATTGATTATAGTAAAATTTGTATTTAAAGTGTTGGATAGATGTTGTTTAGTCAGTATATAACGAATATTTTCAATTAGTTCCACTAAACTATTAGTGCATTGTAACCAATGTAATAGCTACTTGTATTAATAAGCATTCTATTATGCcatcacaaatgaaaagaaatgtattgtAGTCAATACATGATCTATTTAGATTAATATCCATTCTTTTATATCACTAAAAATAAATAGCTTATACATTATAATCAATGCATCAACTCTTTATATTTATGATTGCTATTTTCTATCACTACTACTAAACAAATAGCACTTTTTATTCAATGAATAAGCTATTTATATTTATCAAcatttttttctatcatcaatagtAAGAAATTACTATATTCTAGTCAAAGAATGAGGAATTTATATTTATAGATTGTATTACTAGTAAACAATTAGCAACTATTTACATTTCTAAGTATTATTCTCCAACATcactaatataaatataatatattatattcaaTTCATTAGCCATTTATATTTTTAGTCATTCTTTTCTATCACTACAAGTAAACAATCAGTGTATCCTACTCAATGCACCAACATTTTATATTTATAATCATTATTTTGTATCACTACCAATGGATAACTAGAATATTGTAGCTAGTGCAccaaatttttatatttataagaaTTGTTTTGTATTGCTACCAATAAATGAGTAGCATGTTGTTGTGAATGCAATAACTATTTATTATGCTAGCAAACTTTTTATGTCATCAACAAGAAAAAAATAATGCATTATAGTCAATGTGGAAACCAATTATATTTACAATCACACTTTTAAATTACTAATAATAAACAACTACTATATTATAATCAATGCACCACctatttatatttatatgaatttttttatatcatCAATAGTAAAGAAACTAGTGAATTATAGTCATTGGGTAAAGCATTTATATTTATAACCTTTATTTTCAATCTCTACTAGTCATAAGAAAATGGATGATAGGCTATGCACCAACTAATAATATTTATATGATTTTTTCCTATCACTACCAATAAACAACTAGTGCAGTTAAGTGCTAATTGttcatatttataaaaaaattacaccATATCCAATAAATGACTACATTGTGGTCAATACAtcatttgcacatattaatgaataTATATGGTTTTATCACCATCAATAAACAATGAATACATCAAAGTCAATATAGCtataaaaaactaaaataaaaagtataaataaatattttcatctaTGATTTATGATTTTCCAATTTATTACAAATTTTGTGAATAGTCAACAATTTATAATAGTACTAACTTTCTTAATTATTGCCCCGATAAGAAAAATGACCCTCCACTTGATTCTAACTAGGAAGAATGAACACTATCAAAAGATGGTAGATCTGGTGGAATATCTTTGTTCCAGTCTATAAAATAAAACATAGTAGAGTGAATGTTTTATGGCATCTGCCTCCTTCGGGGTGGATCAAAATCAATATTGATGGGGCGGCCAAGGGAAATCCTAGGTCAGTAGATTGTGGGAGAGTGGTGAGGAATAACTTGGGTTTGTTGGTCTCTAAGGTGGTTCTCCCTTTGGGCTCCGAGAATAACCATTATACAGAGGCTAGAGCTGCCTACATAGGGCTACACATGGCGGGAAAGGAAGGCTTTAGATGGGTCTAGTTGGAAAGTGACTCCCTCAACATTGTGAAATGCATCAAGGGTAGTACGGAGCCAACCTAGACTATTTTGAACCTAATTAAGGATTGTCTTGAAATTATTGGCGGTCTAGAGGAGTTCAAGATTTCACACATTTTTCGGGAAGGAAATAAACTGGTGGATCATGTTGCCAACCTGGCTATTGAAAACATGGCGGTTAgatggtggagaggaagggaaaccTTCCTGAAAACTCTGTGTGACCTGCCAAGAAATGATGTTGATATCTTCAGCCTTACAAATGATTTTAATACTGAGAGATTATGATGGGATGGGTGTCGTTGGGAAGGTATTTCAAATTACTACCACATTGAGAAACTCTAGAAACTTCATCTCACCCTATTTTTCATCTATATTTTCTCTGGTTTTGCACTTGGTTTGAAATTATCTAGATTATATGCATAACACAATGGGTGGTGACAAGAATAGGCATGAACCCACgacctatgataagtggcagaaTAATAAGGAGGTCTAGGAGGAAATATCTAATGGTGGGATGGTTCCCTATCTAGAGATACTTCATGGTAACTCTCCCCTGGTTACTGAAAGCTTTTTTAAAGGGTGGGAAAAGGGCATGTTGGTTGTTTATGGGGCGGAATTCCATGTTGATGAAACCCTTGTTGCCACTATTAATGGACTTGCTACTGAGGGCAAGAAATTTTATAGAGAGAGGAAGTCTGATGAGGAGGCCATCATTACTTTTTTTGACAAGGAAAAGGATCGACAGAGGGTGACTAAAATGGCAGAAGGTGGCTACAACAAGAAAGACCTAAATACCCTCTGGGATGACATGGAAGAATTCATAATGAGGTATATCACTCTTGATTGCAGATTTGCTATTATTTTCTTGTATCATTTTGAAATTTTAAACCATTTTATGCATTGTAAAATTATCTCCATCCCTTTCTACTTGGTTTCGTCCTTGGAAAATAGTTTAGCCAAACATGTTGAGAACTAGGATAATCTGGTGCTCATAAAGCGAAACCTTCCCCcatggataaaacccacatttcttcTTCTAACCTTGAGGTGCGGTTTGTTTCTGATATGAAGATGGATGGGGATGATAGTGGCACTGCCCTTGATTAGTGTGATATCAAGGATTCAAaggaccctgagtatagaccaaagaaagaaggggagccTATGGTGACCCCTAGAACTAACAGTAGTAGGAAAAGTAATCCTCCAAGGTATGTGGCAAGCAAGTTTAAGCCCGACAGCAGGAAAATGTAAGACCTAGAGCCACCCATcaagaagaaaacaaaattgaCCAATTCAAGTGGGTCCAAAGACAAGGACTACGAGATTAGGTTGGATatccccatcaatgtggataaTCAAGAACACAAGATCCTGAATAAAGATAATGAAGGAGGTCAAAAGGGTAGAAGGTGCTGGAAGACTTGATTTTGGAGGTCACTAGGGGCCAAGAGAGCTATGGGAAGTGGGTTGGTAAGAAAATTGGAACCTTGAAAGATGCAATTAAGGGCATTATTGACACTTTCATAGATTCCCCCAGGCCTAGTAAAATTGAGAAGCTCATGAGCATGATTCAAAATTTGTCTCATGATGTCAAAACTATGAACATCAACCATGAGCACAAACTTGATAAGATGGAATAGTATGTGGATGACATCAAAGATAGCCTGAATAATCTAGTGGAAATCAGCAGGGAGGCAATGAGTAACAGCGTTGAGGGTTTGAAAAACATCAATGCCATGATTGCAAAGTACAAAACCAGACCCATAGCTAGTGATCCTCACTTGGGGGAAAAACATAAAAAGAAAGCTTTGGAGGGTGGCGAGAGTGCTGCTAGAGAGAAGACTCTCTCGGGTTCCTGTACTAGGACAAAGAACCAAAGCCAGGACCAAGGTAcatccagattcatcatggaggatttagAGAAAATCAACAAAAATATTATTCAGAAGAATATTGAACTGGCGCAGTCTCTCAACCAAgtgttttttcttgtttttttgaggCTTTTTGTGTTGTTTTTGGCTTTGGGCCTATATGGGGTTTGTCCCttgttttgcttatgtttaatgTCCATTTGGTTGCTAGTCTTGGTCAATAAaactttgggtttcgggtccctataaACTCATTTATCTATATAAAAAATAATTCATAATAGTACTAGCTAAttgttaaataattaatataatatgatTTATGCATCCGTTATCTATATTTCTAATCATTTTTGCTATCACTCTCAATAAGTAATTAGTACATTGTAATGGATAATTAGTACATTATAATGGGTAGCTAATTATTTATATTCAAAAAATAATGTCATTGTTATACATGTCAATTGTTCATATTTATAATTATTCTTTTCTATAACTACCAATAGATAACCATTACATTATAGTCAATATATCTATACATAAATAAAAAATGCATAGGTATAAACAAGGACacaaagcgtcaagttcctgccatTAGTATGATTAGTTTAGAGTAAATagaaatagagataaagatagagggagagggagaggaagagaaatacaaagagagatagagaaaggttgaggaaaagataaaaatagaaagagagaaagagagagagagagagagagagagagagagagagagagagagagagagagagagagagagagagagagagagagatgagtatATAGGGAGTGgaagagatagatagagggagagggagagggagagggggaaatGGAGGTATATATGGCAATATGATAATAGGATAGAGAGAAAGGGATAGAAGgacatagagagagagggagagctagagagagataggtagagagggagaagaAGGGAGAGGAGTGAAGTTAgtgttatcaaattttaatttaatatattgaaattcccttttaatatttgaaaatgaatattataaaatattgttttagttgaaaagatttaattttaattgtttaaaatgaatgttgctagattatataaatattgtagttaatgaatattagtttaagattagcaattacaataaatttattacaaatataaaaaatatagggagagataatgagatagataagtatatagggagagatagagtgagagagagagggaaaggggtAGAGAGATGTGCCACTATGCTAAAGGAATAAAGAGTTAGAGATAAGTCTaaatactattttattttattttaacaatagcaTGTGGAGGAAGTTCATTTGGTAAACACATTTTTATACCAACTATAATATTTTAATaagtaactgtagacacctaaaattgtctagtctaattaaataaatattttatttatttaattattttagcctaattcttctattaattaaataaatccttatttatttaattaattcatttatcctcttctagccttatttctcatttaaataaatacatttatttatttaaattatccttttcctaaattaaataaatttcttatttatttaattatcccacttcttctattaattaaataaatatttatttatttaattaattcattagccttttccaccaatgacacatgtcattcatctcttaattcatacactacccaccctcattattttattatttcttttacctaccctctaatcatagccgaccatttatcttttacacctctcaatcttatccctccatttcttattgtgtcttctatataaggagatgccttcttcattatcaaacccccaacCATGCACCCtgactgatcaattgactacactacgctttgcactttgatatgcgatcctacttgtaaccacatttttgttctttgttgagctcttgtgcacataaaatctgagagcaaatatatcaagcaagatcaatggaaataggaagaatggagatccaaaccctattggacatgtgatggtatagccTTTGTGATTTTGTTTAATTTGCATTGTGTTAGGTAGTCTTCATATGTTAtgctggatctttgttgttgttaggctagggtttttgtggttgaattcatttagtctttcaacattgttgttatccattttcaccatataaattTTGGCACTCCAGGTGGGACTCTtatcccttttgtatttaacatgttttgttgcaaattttcttttgaggttgcagatctgacatttccgacaatattttgatatttcgTGTGTGCGCACTTttagatcgcgtttttgattttctgccgcatctgtgacatctggaaccatGTCTGCATATTCgacaatatttaattttttttgcagatttcggGAAACACGTTTGTATTCCATAATCGTGTCTATGAGGTCTTAAGGCACGTCTGCATTAGGGAAATGCCTCTGCGTTCAGGAGTCGCGTTTGTGTCATATCTAGGCACGTCTATGTGTTCTGGCAGTGTCTGTGTCTGTGGAAACTACGTTTGTGTTCAGTTGttgcatttttttgttttgtttcattgattcagttttttgtcATTCagattttagatctggtttattttgagctaacatttttagatctagctaacaaaagtggtacagcttgtcttggaagcaaaatcattttgttgaaggcccctatttcacaaaatcCTTTgtatctaaaatttacctaacttgtgtgcttgcaggaaggggtggttatttcaaacaaatccaaactactaatagatctttgttgcaggatcttggcaagggttttttttatcttttattgtgtgtcttgttttcatagactagcaaacacttcaattggtgcactaaaattgaaccattgtcttttgtgtcttgagcaataggctctttttgtttaatctttagagcacctgtctccccgtgtggtcattaggactactagtgaggagagaatgacccaactggtagcaaaagaaaatccatcttcttccaaactactataaataactatattcatagtgaaaactatggataacgtgtgctgattagttcataccgacactatgtctccccataaactcgtttgatcaaatttatttaatcatttctagggcataacccctaccggctgggagccttctgtatttacagagctaaaagtgctgcatgtatggccacacgagcggatgcccttactagcacctttttgttttagaagccaaaatccttctagttgttggggcaggagatcAGACCTCTGGTaccagcccacacacatacggttcttagtagagatacaaagttcaccacaaggagttttcatggggactaatgcttggctgccccgagaagtgagtgccaagggtggagccaatggggtcgagcatctaagtatccactctgaatagcgtagacTTGAggaaaactccatgtgggatcaacaactattgtcttggctagccataagaattgtgcttgacttattttgaaatatcaaacattcaagaccatacatcaaaacattgtgtcttttgtgtcttcaagtgtatgcaaaacaattttacatcaaacaacacaaatttctttgagtcattttgagtctaaacacttgcaaacattgagttctcatcaacactgtgtcctcttgtcatgaaaaatagtcaaacattcagatttggtcacaacaaaatagcttcacagattggaaaaattgcacaaattttgcagaaacacgtttgtgtctgATAGAACCACATCTATGTCATATAATcatgtttgtgaagggcagaaatgcatctgtgtattttgagcaacattgcaacatctcagaaatccatctgtgtctgacagaatagcatctgtgtcctTTTAGCGCGTTTGTGAAGTATAGAGGCATGTCTatgttcaagattgaaaactttcataattcagcaaacaagaatagtcagtttcagacttatcgagcttcctaggttatctctctgggattttcatctagcattcaacctgtctttgggtctcataaagtccattattgctttacaccttacattacattcaataggttgtgtctgagaccttccacccaatacacattgtcagcactactctttccattcagagagatggaccctctgcctttgaccatacatggtgcatcattaccaaaatgaaccacaccaccatcatattcttctagagaaagaaacttactccggtcaccagtcatatggtgagaacaaccactgtcaataatccactcattggaattatcaaagtgggagacaagagccttcttgtctgacacatcttccttgactgctacaaacacaataccctaattttcttcatcttctgattcctcatcagtgacaccttcatcaacagctACAAAAttgtttctctggtttcctcctttgaacttcttgaaattttctagtttgtccttgctatcaccattaggacaatttacaacaatgtgtcttatctggttacaagagaagcatttcaaaggaagcttacctctgtatttactagttctCTTAGGAAGTTTCTtagtaaga
The nucleotide sequence above comes from Cryptomeria japonica chromosome 11, Sugi_1.0, whole genome shotgun sequence. Encoded proteins:
- the LOC131077652 gene encoding receptor-like protein 48, with the translated sequence MAVTQINLALTTALVIILFTNPCVGRFYCPTQESRALLSFKDALNVSDGIFSSWVYGSDCCSKWDGISCNNFSYHVEWVNLSAYTNHAVQGVQSGVISGSLCNLPFLKYLILNSIGLTGTIPSCLGNLSHLHYLHLKNNSLSGIFPPVICQLTNLSSLDVSYNQLSGILPPCLPNLSFLKLLDINFNQFDRSLQLAGLSSLEQLYALNFSLHEHITSSVLALPSSLKILWLSSISASDTLFHNLARLKFLSLSYCVLDISTTWIPRFQLGGIAIRSCSIGGRIPDWLFTQYSLQGLMLVDDNIVGEIPSWLFQNNAELMHLNLSGNHFHGSLIIPDRSVCWITVLDVSRNALTGIAPCQLPPHLELLMLNDNALIGSIPQSLCNLTLLVKLDMSNNKLNGNIPACFANYKFIQVLNLRDNSLEGSIPHGLCCSSLIVRNNKLSGALPQSPIVRPYNY